The following are encoded in a window of Nitrospira sp. genomic DNA:
- the iscX gene encoding Fe-S cluster assembly protein IscX — protein sequence MDLKWQNTEDIAIRLVEEHPDADPLAVRFTDMHAWIVALPDFKDDPKKSNEKILEAIQMAWHEEYQDSQS from the coding sequence ATGGATTTGAAGTGGCAGAATACGGAAGATATTGCGATTCGACTGGTCGAGGAGCACCCGGACGCGGATCCGCTGGCCGTTCGATTCACGGACATGCACGCCTGGATCGTGGCACTGCCTGATTTTAAGGATGACCCCAAGAAGTCGAACGAGAAGATCCTCGAAGCGATTCAGATGGCCTGGCATGAGGAATACCAGGACTCACAATCCTAA
- the hscB gene encoding Fe-S protein assembly co-chaperone HscB, whose product MDGHNHTHSTGDRRELQMARSMCWHCQSEVSGEYFCDRCVKVQPVSKELDYFTCFGIPRRLALDQQQLETKFYELSRAFHPDFYQNKSDAEQTISLGNSAMLNTAYRTLRDPIQRAEYLLDLEAGSVKEIRTTPPADLFEEILELQDTLDEFRASDRTSDAAAALRSQLQSERTTLEGRQRDMETQLHQLFGRWDGLQDRGEATEQARTERDRILKDMRDILSNRTYVKNIVNDLVATIA is encoded by the coding sequence ATGGATGGACACAACCATACCCATAGCACCGGTGACCGGCGCGAGCTGCAAATGGCTCGCAGTATGTGCTGGCACTGCCAATCCGAGGTCTCGGGAGAATACTTCTGCGATCGCTGCGTGAAGGTCCAGCCGGTGTCGAAGGAATTGGATTACTTCACCTGCTTCGGCATTCCCCGCCGATTGGCCCTCGATCAGCAACAGCTGGAAACCAAATTCTACGAATTGAGCCGGGCGTTCCATCCCGACTTTTACCAGAATAAGAGCGATGCGGAGCAGACCATCAGCCTCGGCAACTCGGCCATGCTGAATACCGCCTATCGCACGCTGCGGGATCCGATTCAGCGAGCCGAATATCTGCTGGACCTCGAAGCCGGCTCGGTGAAAGAGATCCGGACGACACCGCCCGCTGACCTCTTCGAAGAAATCCTCGAACTCCAGGACACGCTCGATGAATTCCGCGCCAGTGACCGGACCTCCGACGCGGCCGCTGCGCTCCGTTCACAGCTCCAATCCGAACGCACCACGCTTGAGGGTCGGCAACGAGATATGGAAACCCAACTTCACCAACTCTTCGGCCGGTGGGATGGGCTACAAGACCGCGGCGAAGCCACCGAACAGGCGCGCACCGAACGGGACCGTATTCTGAAAGATATGCGGGACATCCTCTCCAACCGCACCTACGTCAAGAACATCGTCAACGACCTCGTCGCCACCATCGCATAA
- a CDS encoding IscS subfamily cysteine desulfurase — protein MKLPIFLDNHSTSPMDPRVLEAMLPYFIEKFGNAASRNHAFGWAAEEAVENARKQIAKLIRADSKEIVFTSGATESDNLAIKGVLEMYKEKGDHIITSSTEHRAVIDTAKALEAKGKATVTYLPVDKFGMVNPEDVRKAITDKTVLISVMLANNEIGTINPVKEIGKIAKEKGVLFHCDATQGVGKIPVDVQDMGIDLMSFSAHKIYGPKGVGALYVRKKNPRVRIAAQMDGGGHERGMRSGTLPVPMIVGFGKACELCEQEMATESVRLAAMRDRLQAGIMKEIDEAYLNGHATQRLPHNLNISFAYVEGESLLMGMKDIALSSGSACTSATLEPSYVLRALGVGVELAHSSIRFGLGRFNTDEEIDYTIKKVIEIVTKLREMSPLYEMAKEGVDLKSVQWAAH, from the coding sequence ATGAAGCTCCCTATTTTCCTGGATAATCATTCAACCTCCCCGATGGATCCCCGGGTGCTGGAGGCCATGCTGCCCTACTTCATCGAGAAGTTCGGCAACGCCGCCAGCCGCAACCATGCCTTCGGCTGGGCGGCAGAAGAAGCGGTTGAAAATGCCCGCAAGCAGATCGCGAAGCTGATCAGGGCTGATTCCAAGGAAATCGTCTTCACCAGCGGCGCGACTGAATCGGACAATCTGGCGATCAAGGGCGTGCTGGAGATGTACAAGGAGAAGGGCGATCATATCATCACCTCCTCGACCGAACACCGCGCAGTCATTGACACCGCCAAGGCCCTCGAAGCGAAGGGCAAAGCGACGGTGACCTATCTCCCGGTGGATAAATTCGGCATGGTGAATCCGGAAGATGTGCGGAAGGCGATCACGGACAAGACGGTCCTGATTTCCGTGATGCTCGCCAACAATGAAATCGGCACGATTAACCCGGTGAAGGAAATCGGCAAGATCGCCAAGGAAAAGGGCGTGCTCTTCCATTGCGATGCGACGCAAGGCGTCGGCAAAATCCCGGTCGATGTGCAGGATATGGGGATCGACCTGATGTCGTTTTCGGCCCATAAGATCTATGGCCCGAAAGGTGTCGGCGCCCTCTATGTCCGAAAGAAGAACCCCCGCGTGCGGATCGCCGCGCAAATGGACGGCGGCGGACACGAGCGCGGCATGCGCTCCGGCACTCTGCCGGTGCCGATGATCGTCGGATTCGGCAAAGCCTGCGAATTGTGCGAGCAGGAAATGGCTACGGAATCGGTACGTCTGGCTGCGATGCGCGATCGCCTGCAGGCCGGCATCATGAAAGAGATTGACGAAGCCTATCTCAACGGCCATGCGACTCAGCGCTTGCCGCATAACCTAAATATTTCCTTCGCCTACGTCGAAGGCGAATCGCTCCTGATGGGCATGAAGGACATCGCGCTCTCGTCCGGCTCGGCCTGCACCTCGGCGACACTGGAACCGTCCTACGTCCTGCGGGCTTTGGGCGTCGGCGTGGAGCTCGCCCATTCGTCCATCCGCTTCGGCCTGGGCCGCTTCAATACGGATGAAGAGATTGACTACACGATCAAGAAGGTTATTGAGATCGTCACGAAGCTGCGTGAAATGTCGCCATTGTACGAAATGGCCAAAGAAGGGGTCGATTTGAAATCCGTTCAGTGGGCGGCCCACTGA
- the dnaK gene encoding molecular chaperone DnaK → MARIVGIDLGTTNSLVAYMDEGTPRVIAGRHERAMVPSVVALTDNGLIVGDPAKEHLTRNPERTVYSVKRFMGKGLADVQDELAYFPYTLTEKGGVIRIKLGEKTYSPPQISAMILKELKLRAEAFLGESITKAVITVPAYFNDSQRQATKDAGMIAGLEVLRIINEPTAASLAYGLQEKTQGTIAVYDLGGGTFDISILKLKNGIFEVLATNGDTHLGGDDFDQLIADIFVADIRQQFGLDLKAHPDHMQGIRLEAERAKIRLSDELKTTVNLELPDGKGLFTRELTREHLESLCNALVERTLGPCRLALKDAELTAADIDEVVLVGGSTRMPLVRQRVQALFGTQPHCELNPDEVVALGAAVQADILSGGTTDMLLLDVTPLSLGIETMGGVMSSLIRRNTTIPASAKEMFTTYVDGQTGVDIHILQGERELAKDNRSLARFRLKVPPLPAGVPRIEVTFLIDANGILNVMAKDMRTGETQSIEVKPSYGLSDQEVEKMIEDSFKFAADDVSARKLIEARLDAGALIITTEKSLTDGGQLISAAEITAIRQVLSALAAAKDGNDPRAIRARMAELEQAAKGLTVAMLDDSLKRGLQGKKVSEVT, encoded by the coding sequence ATGGCACGCATCGTCGGCATAGACCTCGGAACAACGAACTCCCTTGTCGCCTATATGGACGAGGGCACGCCCCGTGTCATCGCAGGACGCCACGAACGGGCCATGGTCCCCTCCGTCGTTGCGCTGACCGATAACGGGCTCATCGTCGGCGATCCGGCGAAAGAACACCTGACCAGAAACCCCGAGCGGACCGTCTATTCCGTCAAGCGGTTCATGGGCAAGGGCCTGGCCGACGTTCAGGACGAACTGGCCTACTTTCCCTATACGCTCACCGAGAAAGGCGGAGTTATCCGGATCAAGCTCGGCGAGAAAACCTATTCGCCGCCGCAGATCTCCGCCATGATCCTGAAGGAGTTGAAGCTCCGGGCGGAAGCCTTTCTCGGTGAGAGCATCACCAAAGCCGTCATCACCGTCCCCGCCTACTTCAACGACAGCCAGCGCCAGGCCACCAAGGACGCCGGTATGATCGCGGGGCTTGAGGTTCTGCGCATCATCAATGAGCCAACCGCGGCCTCGTTGGCTTATGGGCTCCAAGAAAAGACGCAGGGAACGATCGCGGTCTACGATCTCGGCGGCGGGACTTTCGATATATCAATCTTGAAGTTGAAGAACGGTATCTTCGAAGTGCTTGCCACCAACGGAGATACCCACCTGGGCGGCGACGACTTCGACCAGTTGATCGCCGACATCTTTGTCGCAGACATTCGCCAGCAGTTCGGGCTCGACCTCAAGGCTCATCCCGATCATATGCAGGGAATCCGGCTTGAAGCCGAGCGGGCAAAAATCCGCCTCTCGGATGAACTCAAGACCACCGTGAACCTCGAACTTCCTGACGGCAAGGGTCTGTTCACCCGCGAACTCACGCGCGAACACCTGGAGTCGCTCTGCAACGCCCTGGTGGAACGTACCCTGGGACCCTGCCGTCTCGCCCTCAAGGATGCGGAGCTGACTGCAGCCGACATCGACGAAGTTGTGCTCGTCGGCGGCTCGACCCGCATGCCGCTGGTCCGTCAACGCGTGCAGGCTCTCTTTGGCACGCAACCGCATTGCGAGCTCAACCCGGACGAAGTCGTGGCCCTCGGCGCCGCCGTGCAGGCCGACATTCTGAGCGGCGGCACGACCGACATGCTCCTCCTCGACGTGACGCCTCTTTCGCTGGGCATCGAAACGATGGGCGGGGTCATGAGCAGCCTGATCCGCCGCAACACGACAATTCCCGCCAGCGCCAAGGAGATGTTTACAACCTATGTGGACGGACAGACCGGCGTAGACATCCACATTCTCCAAGGCGAACGGGAACTGGCGAAAGACAACCGCAGCCTGGCCCGATTCCGGCTGAAAGTCCCGCCGCTGCCAGCGGGAGTGCCGCGCATCGAAGTGACCTTCCTGATCGATGCCAACGGCATTCTGAACGTCATGGCCAAAGACATGCGCACCGGTGAAACCCAGTCGATCGAGGTCAAACCCTCCTACGGGTTGTCGGATCAAGAAGTGGAGAAGATGATCGAAGACTCATTCAAGTTCGCCGCAGACGATGTCAGCGCGCGAAAGTTGATTGAAGCCCGGCTCGACGCCGGAGCCTTGATCATCACCACGGAAAAGTCCTTAACCGACGGCGGGCAGCTCATCTCCGCCGCCGAGATCACCGCCATTCGCCAAGTACTCTCGGCACTGGCTGCGGCCAAGGATGGGAACGACCCGCGCGCCATCCGCGCTCGCATGGCCGAGCTTGAACAAGCCGCGAAAGGCCTGACTGTAGCCATGTTGGACGATTCCCTCAAGCGAGGACTGCAAGGCAAAAAGGTCTCTGAAGTTACGTAA
- a CDS encoding response regulator, with amino-acid sequence MQPQDEYRRHDALLRFGILDSQAEPAFDDLCQLATQICGAPMAYIGFMDRTRLWFKSSIGIPHTELPRDRSLCAHTIMQSHPIVLPNALADLRFANHPMVTGEPFIRFYAGIPLLTADGDAIGTLCVLDRHPRHVSPKQEQALTALARQAMSQLELRQRTKQLAQSAQAQRQTEAMHERLLLALGHSTEGVALLTKEGRYTFVNDAFAAMHGFRPIDLIGQSWTTLYPPEWVAKLEDIFFPLLRQHGTWRGDLIGRTKSGESIWVEASLKTLPERHHEEQWLIWTCSNITAQKQALEEIADTRARLQTVLDSATEIGIIATNPQGIITLFNFGAERLLGYQADEVIGQRTLDSFHLPSEIAVRGQQLSERFGRPLAGSDVLVEAARMGGYEEREWTYLRKDGDSITVSLVVTAVRGPNGTLTGFLGIAKDVTALKQAALQTEAQQALLSAISEVQEAFIEESSTQKVFTSLLNRFCTLTRSAGGVIGELQPRQDLPPALHFLASTSPLQQDTLGHSEQGLISVFQDPRLKRHVDHVLTKGEPLLVNEAPQPLIAANPRASDQARHSFLGLPLLEGNRVIGFIGLTGRPDGYPPLLIEYLDPLVQTCANILQSYRNTLQRKEAEGALRIAAQNLEAQNHELQRARDQALAATQAKSAFLATMSHEIRTPMNAIIGMAELLLETQLTEEQADYVHRFNRATNSLLALINDILDISKIESGHLKLEDIPFDLRELVETTGELMAERAHTKGLELIIHIDSNAPHIVNGDPTRLRQILINLLGNAIKFTDHGDVILRVQRNERSPEEQLHLSVADSGIGIPKDKLDTIFENFIQVDSSTTRKYGGTGLGLSICRRLAELMGGRIWAESTLGAGSTMHVIVRLPQVLSNTAVGGETAPLLTGKRILVVDDHETNRLVCRDSLSGSGAQIVEASDGPAALAAMQTAYSNGTPIHLVILDCDMPTMDGFSVAETIQAAPHFADTPTVMLTSDFRNGNAARAKALGIMTHISKPIRRTALLKLVSAALSSDGSAPDHLAGPISATPPLESRRQAEPCSTRRILLAEDLEDNREVVTLFLKGTAYELVYAENGAVAVEHFQSEPFDLVLMDMQMPVMDGYAATAAIRDWERLQQRLPTPILALSANAFKEEVEKSLAAGCTAHLTKPIKKKTLLEAIHTYTHTPPKQEAA; translated from the coding sequence ATGCAGCCGCAAGATGAATACCGACGCCACGACGCTCTGCTGCGCTTTGGCATTCTGGACTCCCAAGCTGAGCCGGCCTTCGACGACCTATGCCAGCTCGCAACACAGATCTGCGGAGCACCCATGGCCTACATCGGCTTCATGGATCGCACCCGCCTCTGGTTCAAATCCAGCATCGGAATCCCCCACACCGAACTACCGAGAGATCGCTCGCTCTGCGCCCATACCATCATGCAATCGCACCCCATCGTGCTGCCGAATGCCTTGGCCGATCTTCGATTTGCGAATCATCCCATGGTCACGGGAGAGCCGTTCATTCGCTTCTACGCAGGCATTCCACTCCTCACTGCCGATGGCGATGCGATCGGCACCCTCTGCGTGCTCGACCGTCATCCCCGCCATGTCAGCCCAAAGCAGGAGCAGGCCCTCACCGCCCTAGCGCGGCAAGCCATGAGCCAATTGGAGCTCCGGCAACGCACGAAGCAACTCGCCCAGAGCGCGCAGGCCCAACGGCAAACCGAGGCGATGCATGAGCGACTGCTCCTGGCATTGGGACATAGCACCGAGGGCGTCGCCCTCCTGACCAAGGAAGGCCGCTATACGTTCGTCAACGACGCCTTTGCCGCCATGCATGGCTTTCGTCCCATCGACCTCATCGGACAATCCTGGACGACGCTCTATCCACCCGAATGGGTCGCGAAACTCGAAGACATTTTTTTCCCCCTCCTCCGACAGCACGGCACCTGGCGGGGGGATCTGATCGGCCGCACAAAATCCGGCGAGTCCATCTGGGTCGAAGCCTCCTTGAAGACGCTCCCGGAGCGGCATCATGAAGAACAGTGGCTGATCTGGACCTGCAGCAACATCACCGCGCAAAAACAGGCGCTGGAGGAAATCGCCGACACTCGGGCACGCCTGCAAACAGTCCTGGATTCCGCCACGGAAATCGGCATCATCGCCACCAATCCGCAGGGCATTATTACGCTCTTTAACTTCGGCGCCGAGCGCCTGCTGGGGTACCAGGCCGATGAGGTCATCGGACAGCGCACCCTCGACTCTTTCCACCTCCCGTCGGAAATAGCAGTTCGTGGGCAGCAGCTGTCTGAACGATTCGGACGTCCGCTGGCCGGTTCCGATGTCCTGGTTGAAGCGGCGCGTATGGGAGGCTACGAAGAACGGGAATGGACCTACCTTCGCAAAGACGGCGACAGCATCACCGTCAGTCTGGTCGTCACGGCCGTGCGAGGGCCCAACGGCACGCTCACGGGATTTCTCGGCATTGCGAAAGACGTCACCGCGCTCAAACAGGCAGCACTCCAGACCGAAGCCCAGCAGGCCCTGTTGTCCGCGATCTCCGAGGTGCAGGAAGCCTTCATCGAGGAATCCAGCACCCAGAAAGTATTCACCAGTCTGCTCAATCGATTTTGCACGCTCACCCGCAGCGCAGGCGGCGTGATCGGGGAGCTTCAGCCTCGGCAAGACCTCCCCCCGGCGTTGCATTTCCTCGCGTCGACGTCGCCCCTACAGCAAGACACGCTGGGACACTCCGAACAGGGACTCATCAGCGTCTTTCAAGACCCACGCCTCAAACGCCACGTCGACCACGTGCTCACAAAAGGCGAGCCCTTGCTCGTCAACGAAGCCCCACAGCCTCTGATTGCTGCCAACCCGAGGGCGAGCGACCAGGCGCGCCACTCATTTCTCGGCCTTCCGCTACTTGAAGGCAATCGTGTCATCGGCTTCATCGGCCTGACCGGTCGACCGGATGGATATCCGCCGCTCTTGATCGAGTATCTGGACCCGTTGGTCCAGACCTGCGCCAACATCCTCCAGTCCTACCGGAACACGCTCCAGCGAAAGGAAGCAGAAGGCGCGTTACGCATCGCGGCGCAGAATCTGGAAGCGCAAAACCATGAACTCCAGCGGGCCCGCGATCAGGCTCTGGCGGCTACACAGGCCAAGAGCGCGTTCCTCGCCACGATGAGCCACGAAATCCGCACGCCCATGAATGCCATCATCGGTATGGCCGAGTTGTTGTTGGAAACACAGCTGACCGAGGAACAGGCCGATTACGTTCACCGCTTCAACCGTGCGACAAACTCATTGCTGGCCCTGATCAATGACATCCTGGACATTTCGAAAATCGAGTCCGGCCATCTCAAACTGGAAGATATCCCCTTCGACCTTCGGGAGCTCGTGGAAACCACCGGTGAACTCATGGCGGAACGCGCGCACACCAAAGGCCTCGAACTCATCATCCACATAGACTCCAACGCTCCACACATCGTGAACGGGGACCCGACACGCCTCAGGCAGATCCTGATCAACCTCCTCGGCAACGCCATCAAGTTTACCGATCACGGCGACGTCATTCTCCGCGTACAACGCAACGAGAGGTCTCCGGAGGAACAGCTCCATCTCAGCGTCGCGGACAGCGGGATCGGGATTCCGAAAGACAAGCTGGACACGATTTTTGAGAACTTCATACAAGTCGATTCCTCCACCACGAGAAAGTACGGCGGCACCGGCCTCGGACTCAGCATCTGCCGGCGCCTCGCCGAACTGATGGGCGGACGGATCTGGGCTGAGAGCACGCTGGGCGCGGGGAGCACCATGCATGTCATCGTACGCCTCCCGCAGGTCCTGTCGAACACCGCCGTGGGGGGCGAAACCGCTCCGCTCTTGACCGGAAAGCGGATTCTGGTGGTCGACGATCACGAGACCAATCGTCTTGTCTGCCGCGACAGCCTCAGCGGATCGGGCGCGCAGATCGTCGAAGCCTCCGATGGTCCTGCCGCGCTGGCCGCGATGCAGACCGCCTACAGCAACGGGACACCGATTCACCTCGTGATTCTCGATTGTGATATGCCCACGATGGATGGCTTCTCCGTCGCAGAGACGATCCAGGCTGCTCCCCATTTCGCCGACACCCCGACCGTCATGCTCACATCGGATTTCAGGAACGGGAATGCCGCGCGCGCGAAGGCGTTGGGAATCATGACGCACATCAGCAAACCCATCCGCCGAACCGCCTTGCTCAAGCTCGTCAGTGCCGCGCTCAGCAGCGACGGCTCCGCGCCGGACCACCTGGCCGGCCCCATCTCGGCCACGCCGCCGCTGGAGTCCCGCCGGCAAGCCGAACCGTGTTCCACCAGGCGAATCCTGCTGGCGGAAGACCTCGAAGACAATCGAGAGGTCGTTACCCTGTTCCTGAAAGGCACGGCCTACGAACTGGTCTATGCCGAAAATGGCGCCGTGGCCGTCGAGCATTTCCAGTCAGAACCATTCGATCTTGTGCTGATGGATATGCAGATGCCGGTCATGGACGGATATGCCGCCACGGCCGCCATTCGTGACTGGGAACGGCTCCAACAACGTCTGCCGACGCCGATCTTGGCGCTTTCAGCCAACGCATTTAAAGAGGAAGTGGAGAAAAGCCTGGCGGCAGGCTGCACCGCGCACCTCACTAAGCCGATCAAGAAGAAAACGCTGCTGGAAGCCATCCACACCTACACGCATACACCTCCGAAGCAGGAGGCTGCCTGA
- the iscU gene encoding Fe-S cluster assembly scaffold IscU, translating into MAYSDKVVDHFNNPRNMGSFKKDEEGVGTGMVGAPECGDVMKLQIKVQNDTIVDAKFKTFGCGSAIASSSLATEWLKGKTIEEAQKIKNTDIVHELNLPPVKIHCSVLAEDAIKAALADYQKKADTK; encoded by the coding sequence ATGGCATACAGTGACAAAGTCGTTGATCATTTCAATAATCCCCGGAACATGGGGAGCTTCAAGAAAGACGAAGAGGGCGTAGGAACCGGGATGGTTGGTGCGCCCGAGTGCGGCGACGTCATGAAGCTGCAGATCAAGGTCCAGAACGATACGATCGTCGATGCCAAGTTCAAAACCTTCGGCTGCGGCTCAGCCATTGCCAGCTCCAGCCTGGCCACTGAATGGCTCAAGGGTAAGACCATCGAAGAGGCCCAAAAGATTAAGAACACCGACATCGTTCATGAATTGAACCTGCCGCCGGTCAAGATCCACTGTTCGGTTCTGGCTGAGGATGCGATCAAGGCGGCACTGGCCGACTATCAGAAGAAAGCCGACACAAAGTAA
- a CDS encoding PBP1A family penicillin-binding protein — MTGDDRFVEIQQPSRRPWRWWQITLLTLCALGIVGVTAAAGVIWHLAQDLPPLDLLQGYQPSLVTTVYADDRQPIGQFFIERRTLTPLDHIPKTLTQAVIATEDVRFFEHPGLDYIGILRAAWTNIRHGGKKVEGASTITQQLARSLFLSAERSYDRKLRELILAYKMEAVSTKEQILETYLNQIYFGQGSYGVASAAQSYFGKEIEKLTLAESAFLGGLPKSPSRFSPFTNYERAKKRQEHVLARMEEAGFISVAERDAAIAEELKFRRPGSEHIAPYFVEHVRQQLVAKYGESMVYKGGLQIFTTLNLEMQRAAESAFLAGVRDLDKRQGWRGPKKTVDLATVQIPGAPLSDQPIKAGDFLEGIVLKQAKDHYVVQLGDQTAKLLFDDMAWAKRVLKGTDPTQDAVVTPDVKKTLKPGDVIEVSVKKLAKDGMQLTLEQTPIVEGGLVAVDPRTGSIRAMVGGYDFSRSEYNRAVQARRQPGSAFKPVIYATAMAQGMSPATQILDAPVVYEQEADDKIWKPENYGRKFHGMVTLRDALAHSHNLATVRLLDKVGIKNVIEFARTVGVTSPLPADLSLGLGSSSIGLLELTSVYGVFLNKGTRAEPFAIKVAKDSTGKTLEAMEDQPHELIAKETAYLITNMMEDVIQKGTGQAAKVIDRPIAGKTGTTNEYINAWFIGGAPNLVTGVYVGFDDRRPLGESETGARSALPIWIQFMKEALLQLPVVPFEIPEGITYVKVDPTTGLLESEQDGDGGKGSVELFAKGSEPTQSAARRLGPTDFYKLDQIPEGGPVGEGIASP; from the coding sequence ATGACTGGTGACGACCGGTTCGTTGAAATACAGCAGCCTTCGCGTCGTCCCTGGCGTTGGTGGCAGATCACCCTCTTGACGCTGTGTGCCCTCGGTATTGTGGGCGTCACGGCTGCGGCTGGCGTGATCTGGCATTTGGCTCAGGATCTTCCCCCCTTGGACCTCTTGCAGGGGTATCAACCGAGTTTGGTTACGACGGTCTATGCCGACGATCGGCAGCCGATTGGCCAGTTCTTTATCGAGCGGCGGACGCTGACTCCTCTGGACCACATTCCGAAGACATTGACGCAGGCCGTGATTGCGACGGAAGACGTGCGGTTCTTCGAACATCCGGGGCTGGACTATATCGGGATTCTGCGAGCTGCTTGGACCAATATCCGTCACGGCGGGAAGAAGGTGGAAGGGGCGAGCACGATTACGCAGCAACTGGCGCGGTCCCTCTTCTTGTCCGCGGAGCGATCGTATGATCGGAAGCTGCGGGAGTTGATCCTGGCCTATAAGATGGAAGCGGTGTCCACGAAAGAGCAGATTCTTGAAACCTATTTGAACCAGATCTATTTCGGTCAGGGGTCCTACGGAGTGGCGTCCGCGGCCCAATCGTATTTCGGGAAAGAGATCGAAAAACTCACGCTAGCCGAGTCGGCGTTTCTCGGGGGACTGCCGAAGTCGCCGAGCCGGTTCTCCCCGTTCACGAACTACGAGCGGGCCAAAAAGCGTCAGGAGCATGTGCTCGCACGTATGGAAGAGGCGGGGTTCATTTCCGTCGCTGAGCGCGATGCCGCGATCGCAGAGGAGTTGAAGTTCCGCCGGCCTGGTAGTGAGCACATTGCGCCGTATTTCGTGGAACATGTGCGGCAGCAGCTGGTCGCAAAATACGGCGAATCGATGGTGTACAAGGGCGGGCTGCAGATTTTCACCACGCTGAATCTGGAAATGCAGCGAGCTGCAGAGAGTGCGTTTCTTGCGGGCGTGCGGGATCTCGATAAACGCCAAGGGTGGCGTGGTCCGAAGAAGACGGTGGATCTTGCGACGGTGCAAATCCCCGGGGCTCCGCTTTCGGATCAACCGATCAAGGCCGGAGATTTTCTTGAGGGCATCGTGCTGAAGCAGGCGAAGGATCACTATGTCGTCCAACTCGGGGATCAGACGGCCAAGCTTCTATTCGACGACATGGCCTGGGCCAAACGTGTGTTGAAAGGGACTGATCCGACACAGGATGCGGTGGTGACGCCTGACGTCAAGAAAACCTTGAAGCCGGGCGATGTGATTGAGGTCAGCGTCAAGAAACTCGCCAAGGACGGGATGCAATTGACTCTGGAGCAGACGCCGATTGTCGAAGGCGGGCTGGTCGCGGTTGACCCTCGGACGGGGTCTATTCGTGCCATGGTGGGTGGCTACGATTTTTCCCGCAGCGAATATAACCGCGCGGTCCAGGCCCGCCGGCAGCCCGGCTCAGCGTTTAAGCCGGTGATCTACGCCACGGCGATGGCGCAGGGGATGAGTCCTGCGACGCAAATTCTCGATGCGCCGGTGGTGTACGAGCAGGAAGCCGACGATAAAATCTGGAAGCCGGAGAACTACGGACGGAAATTCCACGGGATGGTGACGCTGCGCGATGCCCTGGCGCACTCACATAATCTGGCCACCGTGCGATTGCTGGACAAGGTGGGCATCAAGAATGTCATTGAGTTTGCGCGAACGGTCGGCGTCACAAGTCCGCTTCCCGCAGATTTATCCCTGGGGTTGGGATCGTCCTCTATCGGGCTGCTGGAACTGACCTCGGTCTACGGCGTGTTTCTGAACAAGGGGACGAGAGCCGAGCCCTTTGCGATTAAGGTGGCCAAGGACAGTACCGGCAAGACACTTGAAGCCATGGAGGATCAGCCGCACGAACTCATCGCGAAGGAGACGGCCTATCTGATCACCAACATGATGGAAGATGTGATTCAGAAAGGGACCGGTCAGGCGGCGAAGGTGATCGATCGACCGATCGCCGGCAAGACCGGCACAACGAACGAATACATCAATGCCTGGTTTATCGGCGGAGCTCCGAACTTGGTAACGGGGGTATATGTCGGGTTTGACGATCGCCGGCCCTTGGGAGAAAGCGAGACCGGTGCCCGTTCGGCGCTGCCGATTTGGATTCAATTCATGAAGGAGGCCTTGCTCCAATTGCCGGTGGTGCCGTTTGAAATTCCTGAAGGCATCACCTATGTAAAAGTCGATCCGACCACCGGGCTGCTGGAGTCGGAGCAGGATGGGGACGGAGGAAAAGGCTCGGTCGAGCTGTTCGCCAAAGGAAGCGAACCCACCCAATCGGCTGCGCGCCGTCTCGGGCCGACAGATTTCTATAAGCTGGATCAGATTCCTGAAGGGGGGCCTGTCGGGGAGGGTATCGCTTCGCCGTGA
- a CDS encoding iron-sulfur cluster assembly accessory protein has product MDATNTEAQTPVISLTDAAIKEVKRLINVQGIEEGGLRLGVKGGGCSGLSYTINFDEKIGQYDQVYDFDGVKIIVDAKSAIYLQGTQLDFHKDLMGGNFKFVNPNANKTCGCGESFSA; this is encoded by the coding sequence ATGGACGCCACGAATACGGAAGCCCAGACCCCGGTCATTTCGCTCACCGATGCAGCGATTAAGGAAGTGAAGCGCCTGATCAATGTCCAAGGCATCGAAGAAGGCGGCCTCCGCCTCGGCGTCAAAGGGGGCGGCTGCTCCGGTCTGAGCTATACCATCAACTTCGACGAAAAGATCGGCCAATACGACCAGGTCTATGACTTCGACGGCGTGAAGATCATTGTGGACGCCAAGAGTGCGATCTACCTGCAAGGCACCCAGCTGGACTTTCACAAGGACCTGATGGGCGGGAATTTCAAGTTCGTGAATCCGAACGCCAACAAAACCTGCGGCTGCGGAGAGTCTTTTTCGGCTTAA